One Punica granatum isolate Tunisia-2019 chromosome 3, ASM765513v2, whole genome shotgun sequence genomic window carries:
- the LOC116200452 gene encoding uncharacterized protein LOC116200452 — protein sequence MASVGSVRRARGVRNEGRRHGRRDQAIRDGVDRNIGSIKRTIPHFQGRNDLDAFIEWERKVELIFDCHNYSEEKKVKLVAVEFTDYAIIWWDKLVKEKRMNHERPIETWEEMKTSKAGDEEMEIALIRANIEEDEEAIMARFLCSLNREIANVVELQNYVEIEDMVSMAMKVERQLKRGRPAKQKGGSYSGSSNWKSKWGASSISVEKPKSNAEMGMNRSQWDNKERDSGELETEDEESDHMPLHDDSSDCEYAAEGNALVIMQALNAQMKEEERDDVQRENIFHTRCQVKDRVCSLIIDGGSCVNVASKLLVDKLGLRTLKHHRSYNLQWLNESGEVKVNKQVLVSFTIGRYKDEVLCDDDRKVTLVPLTPNQVYEDQFRIKISICEKSEEFGDVFSKELPNRLPPIRGIEHQIDFVPGAVILSRPAYRSNPKEIKELQRQVDELLAQGHVRESMSPYAVPVLLVPKKDGT from the exons atGGCATCCGTGGGAAGTGTGAGAAGAGCCAGAGGAGTTAGGAATGAGGGGCGAAGACATGGTAGGCGAGATCAAGCAATTAGAGATGGAGTAGATAGGAACATTGGGAGTATTAAAAGGACGATACCACATTTTCAAGGGAGGAATGACCTTGACGCTTTTAtcgaatgggagaggaaggtggaGCTTATATTTGATTGCCATAATTACTCggaagagaagaaagtgaagCTTGTAGCGGTGGAATTCACTGATTATGCCATCATTTGGTGGGACAAATTggttaaggaaaaaagaatgaaCCATGAAAGGCCCATTGAGACCTGGGAAGAGATGAAGACT tcTAAGGCAGGGGACGAGGAGATGGAGATAGCTTTGATTCGGGCaaacattgaagaagatgaagaggcaATTATGGCCAGGTTTTTATGTAGTTTGAACCGAGAAATTGCTAATGTAGTGGAGCTACAAAATTATGTGGAGATAGAAGACATGGTTagcatggccatgaaggtAGAACGACAACTCAAGAGAGGGAGACCAGCGAAGCAAAAGGGTGGTTCTTATTCAGGGTCTTCAAATTGGAAgtcgaaatggggtgctagTTCAATATCTGTAGAAAAACCCAAATCGAATGCTGAAATGGGCATGAACAGGAGCCAATGGGACAATAAAGAGAGAG ATAGTGGGGAGCTTGAAACTGAAGATGAGGAAAGTGATCACATGCCATTACATGATGATTCTAGTGATTGTGAATATGCTGCTGAGGGGAATGCCTTAGTAATCATGCAAGCACTTAATGCACaaatgaaggaagaagagagagatgatgtgCAAAGGGAAAATATATTCCACACTAGATGCCAAGTGAAGGATCGGGTATGTAGTTTGATCATTGACGGGGGTAGCTGTGTGAATGTGGCTAGCAAGTTACTTGTTGACAAGTTGGGATTGCGTACATTGAAGCATCATAGGTCATATAATCTGCAATGGCTGAATGAAAGTGGAGAAGTGAAGGTGAACAAGCAAGTTCTGGTTTCCTTTACAATTGGGAGATACAAAGATGaagttctttgtgat GATGATAGAAAGGTGACACTTGTTCCATTGACACCTAATCAGGTGTATGAGGATCAGTTCCGAATCAAGATATCAATTTGTGAGAAAAGTGAG gagtttggAGATGTCTTTTCCAAGGAGTTACCCAATCGTTTGCCACCAATAAGGGGAATAGAACATCAAATTGACTTTGTGCCAGGAGCCGTAATTCTGAGCCGGCCAGCTTATCGAAGTAATCCGAAGGAAATAAAGGAACTTCAAAGGCAAGTGGACGAGCTTTTAGCTCAAGGGCATGTGCGTGAGAGCATGAGTCCTTATGCAGTCCCGGTGTTGCTGGTGCCAAAGAAAGATGGTACTTAG